In Curtobacterium sp. MCPF17_002, one genomic interval encodes:
- a CDS encoding TIM-barrel domain-containing protein, whose product MASTETHTTADVIRPFPGTAPRADPAATITGDHWRVTVLADGVFRVEWSDDGGFEDRASTFALRRDLPVPSYTAERTGGTGTAGPADSTADPGTAGGGVVVTTARARLHYDGRPFSPGGFTVETFGPDANRWRWGQEPRDLGGTGRTLDDVDGRMPLEPGILARDGITVLDDSESFLFEGDGWIGTRVPGRRDVTVFAYGRDYDAALHAYHAVSGAPSLLPRWALGNWWSRYHPYTDTEYLALVDRFADERLPFSVAVIDMDWHRVGSVPERFGNGWTGYSWEPSLFPDPAAFLAELHRRGMRTTLNLHPADGVRAFEDAYPAMAEAMAIDPTTGTPVPFDPTDPRFLEAYFAVLHRPLEEQGVDFWWIDWQQGRTTSLPGVDPLWLLNHFHHLDSARDGGAGMTFSRYAGPGSHRYAVGFSGDAVVSWASLAFQPEFTATAANIGYGWWSHDIGGHTRGVRDDELATRWVQFGVFSPIMRLHSANNPFIRKEPWAFPAESRAAMGDALRFRHRLVPYLHTMNHRAAAGTALVRPVYHLEPHREEAYGVPNEYAFGSELIVAPIVEPRDPESLLGRARAWLPPGTWTDVFTGTTYAGDRRVELHRGIEGIPVLLRAGGILPLAAEDEVDATVNPTSLEVLVAPGSSGSFTLVEDREDDPDSVCTTHLSWDADGAAFRIGAAEGDHTSVPERRHWRVTFLAAPAAGQRVAEQSTDRFSVDLSVDSADGAVLTLAGPPRVGVDARGGARRLLERAQTGNPEKLEAWTVVARDASRADRIAELESVDLPVAVRSALVELLGAVHPSAVQPSDVRPGSVQPGTD is encoded by the coding sequence ATGGCGTCGACCGAGACCCACACCACCGCGGACGTCATCCGCCCGTTCCCCGGCACCGCGCCCCGCGCCGACCCGGCAGCCACGATCACCGGCGACCACTGGCGCGTGACCGTCCTCGCCGACGGGGTGTTCCGCGTCGAGTGGAGCGATGACGGCGGGTTCGAGGACCGCGCGTCGACGTTCGCGCTGCGCCGCGACCTGCCGGTGCCGTCGTACACGGCGGAGCGCACCGGCGGCACCGGCACCGCCGGCCCCGCCGACAGCACCGCCGACCCCGGCACCGCCGGCGGCGGCGTCGTGGTCACCACCGCCCGCGCCCGCCTGCACTACGACGGCCGTCCGTTCTCCCCCGGCGGCTTCACCGTCGAGACGTTCGGCCCGGACGCCAACCGGTGGCGCTGGGGACAGGAGCCGCGCGACCTCGGCGGCACCGGTCGCACCCTCGACGACGTCGACGGTCGGATGCCCCTGGAGCCCGGCATCCTCGCCCGCGACGGCATCACCGTCCTCGACGACTCGGAGTCCTTCCTGTTCGAGGGCGACGGCTGGATCGGCACGCGCGTCCCCGGTCGCCGCGACGTCACGGTGTTCGCGTACGGCCGCGACTACGACGCCGCGCTCCACGCCTACCACGCCGTCTCCGGGGCGCCGTCGCTCCTGCCGCGGTGGGCGCTCGGCAACTGGTGGAGCCGCTACCACCCCTACACGGACACCGAGTACCTGGCCCTGGTGGACCGGTTCGCCGACGAACGTCTGCCGTTCTCGGTCGCCGTGATCGACATGGACTGGCACCGCGTCGGGTCCGTCCCGGAGCGGTTCGGCAACGGCTGGACCGGGTACTCGTGGGAGCCGTCGCTCTTCCCCGACCCGGCCGCGTTCCTCGCCGAGCTGCACCGCCGCGGCATGCGCACGACGCTCAACCTGCACCCGGCTGACGGGGTGCGCGCGTTCGAGGACGCCTACCCGGCGATGGCCGAGGCGATGGCCATCGACCCCACGACCGGCACACCGGTGCCGTTCGACCCCACCGACCCGCGGTTCCTCGAGGCGTACTTCGCCGTGCTGCACCGTCCGCTCGAGGAACAGGGCGTCGACTTCTGGTGGATCGACTGGCAGCAGGGCCGGACCACGAGCCTGCCCGGTGTCGACCCGCTCTGGCTCCTCAACCACTTCCACCACCTCGACTCGGCGCGGGACGGCGGCGCGGGCATGACGTTCTCGCGGTACGCCGGCCCCGGCAGCCACCGCTACGCCGTCGGGTTCTCCGGCGACGCGGTCGTGTCGTGGGCGTCGCTGGCGTTCCAGCCGGAGTTCACCGCGACCGCGGCGAACATCGGCTACGGCTGGTGGAGTCACGACATCGGCGGCCACACGCGTGGAGTCCGCGACGACGAGCTGGCGACGCGGTGGGTGCAGTTCGGCGTCTTCTCGCCGATCATGCGCCTGCACTCGGCGAACAATCCGTTCATCCGGAAGGAGCCGTGGGCGTTCCCGGCCGAGTCCCGCGCGGCGATGGGCGATGCCCTGCGCTTCCGGCACCGCCTGGTCCCCTACCTGCACACGATGAACCACCGTGCCGCCGCGGGCACCGCGCTGGTCCGGCCCGTCTACCACCTCGAGCCGCACCGCGAGGAGGCCTACGGCGTCCCGAACGAGTACGCGTTCGGCAGCGAACTGATCGTCGCGCCGATCGTGGAGCCGCGGGACCCGGAGTCGCTCCTCGGTCGCGCCCGGGCCTGGCTGCCGCCCGGCACCTGGACCGACGTGTTCACCGGCACGACCTACGCCGGGGACCGCCGGGTCGAGCTGCACCGCGGCATCGAGGGCATCCCGGTGCTCCTCCGCGCCGGCGGGATCCTGCCGCTCGCCGCCGAGGACGAGGTCGACGCCACCGTGAACCCGACGTCGCTCGAGGTGCTCGTCGCGCCCGGGTCCTCCGGCTCGTTCACCCTCGTCGAGGACCGCGAGGACGACCCGGACTCGGTCTGCACCACGCACCTGTCGTGGGACGCCGACGGAGCCGCCTTCCGCATCGGCGCCGCCGAGGGCGACCACACCTCGGTGCCGGAGCGTCGGCACTGGCGGGTCACCTTCCTCGCCGCACCGGCAGCCGGACAGCGGGTCGCCGAGCAGTCGACCGACCGTTTCTCGGTCGACCTGTCGGTCGACTCCGCCGACGGTGCCGTGCTCACCCTCGCCGGCCCACCGCGCGTGGGCGTCGACGCACGCGGCGGCGCGCGCCGCCTGCTCGAGCGCGCGCAGACCGGCAACCCCGAGAAGCTGGAGGCGTGGACCGTCGTGGCGCGGGACGCGTCCCGAGCGGACCGCATCGCGGAACTCGAGAGCGTCGACCTGCCGGTCGCGGTCCGCTCCGCACTGGTCGAGCTGCTCGGTGCTGTCCACCCCAGCGCCGTCCAGCCCAGCGACGTTCGCCCCGGGAGCGTCCAGCCCGGTACGGACTGA
- a CDS encoding carbohydrate ABC transporter permease, whose protein sequence is MTTVDTRTPAPRTTPTGPDQPPRRRGRLGRVNWPLTILLAVASLTVLVPLYVTVAMAFKTSAQSVDGNALSLPAPFNPASFVEAWQLTRFPVSFSVSVGVAALTVVATLLLSSFASYAIVRNWHKRFFRFSFVYLLAAMFLPFPVIALPQIKLTAQLGLDNPIGVGILHAMFQLSFSVLLYSAYLRSIPVELEESARIDGASTWQIFWRIILPLLAPMNATVGIFAFLASWNDFMLPSLITADPTMQTLPVVQNIFQSKFGTNYNVAFASYLMAMAPTIIVYLFAQRWVISGVTQGAVKN, encoded by the coding sequence ATGACCACCGTCGACACCCGCACCCCAGCACCCCGCACCACGCCCACGGGGCCCGATCAGCCGCCCCGTCGACGTGGACGCCTCGGACGGGTCAACTGGCCGCTGACGATCCTGCTCGCCGTCGCGTCCCTGACCGTCCTCGTCCCGCTCTACGTGACCGTCGCGATGGCGTTCAAGACGAGCGCGCAGTCGGTCGACGGCAACGCCCTGTCGCTGCCGGCGCCGTTCAACCCGGCGAGCTTCGTCGAGGCGTGGCAGCTGACACGCTTCCCGGTCTCGTTCTCGGTGTCCGTCGGCGTCGCCGCACTCACGGTGGTCGCGACGCTCCTGCTCAGCTCGTTCGCCTCGTACGCGATCGTGCGGAACTGGCACAAGCGGTTCTTCCGCTTCTCGTTCGTCTACCTGCTCGCCGCGATGTTCCTGCCGTTCCCGGTCATCGCGCTCCCGCAGATCAAGCTCACCGCGCAGCTCGGGCTCGACAACCCGATCGGCGTCGGCATCCTGCACGCCATGTTCCAGCTGTCGTTCAGCGTGCTCCTCTACTCGGCGTACCTCCGGTCCATCCCGGTCGAACTCGAGGAGAGCGCCCGCATCGACGGAGCGAGCACGTGGCAGATCTTCTGGCGGATCATCCTGCCGCTGCTCGCGCCGATGAACGCCACGGTCGGCATCTTCGCGTTCCTGGCCTCGTGGAACGACTTCATGCTGCCGTCGCTCATCACGGCCGACCCGACCATGCAGACGCTGCCGGTGGTGCAGAACATCTTCCAGAGCAAGTTCGGCACGAACTACAACGTGGCGTTCGCGTCGTACCTGATGGCGATGGCGCCGACGATCATCGTGTACCTGTTCGCCCAGCGCTGGGTGATCTCCGGTGTGACGCAGGGAGCGGTGAAGAACTGA
- a CDS encoding sugar ABC transporter permease, with protein sequence MTMQTPLARATETDPASPGPVTAAARVHRRVGSLRRTERMYYFFVVPALVLFTAFVVAPACVGIFYSFTDYLGFGSWHFLGLENYKALVSDPSILASYGFTLGFALVTVVVTQVIALALAIGLTKKVKYAAGLRSVFVIPMVVSGIVVAYVFNYLFSNTLPALATSVGFGPLEQSILGDPNLAWLSIVIVSAWQTVPGALLVYTAGLTSIPNDLYEASALDGAGAWKQLRSITLPLISGFIVINTVLGVKGYLGAYDVIVGLTGGGPGTATSSVAMTIFGGFTGGDYAYQMANATVFFIITVLISVLQLAATRGRNLRLA encoded by the coding sequence ATGACCATGCAGACCCCACTCGCCCGCGCGACCGAGACGGATCCGGCCTCGCCCGGCCCTGTCACGGCGGCCGCCCGGGTGCACCGCCGCGTCGGCTCGTTGCGCCGCACCGAGCGGATGTACTACTTCTTCGTCGTGCCGGCCCTCGTGCTGTTCACCGCGTTCGTCGTCGCCCCCGCGTGCGTCGGCATCTTCTACAGCTTCACCGACTACCTCGGCTTCGGGTCGTGGCACTTCCTCGGACTCGAGAACTACAAGGCCCTGGTGTCCGACCCGTCGATCCTCGCCTCGTACGGGTTCACGCTCGGCTTCGCGCTCGTCACGGTCGTCGTCACCCAGGTCATCGCGCTCGCCCTGGCGATCGGCCTGACGAAGAAGGTCAAGTACGCCGCCGGCCTCCGCTCGGTGTTCGTCATCCCGATGGTCGTGTCCGGGATCGTCGTCGCGTACGTCTTCAACTACCTGTTCTCCAACACGCTCCCGGCGCTCGCCACCTCGGTCGGCTTCGGGCCGCTCGAGCAGAGCATCCTCGGTGACCCGAACCTCGCCTGGCTGTCCATCGTGATCGTGTCCGCCTGGCAGACCGTGCCCGGGGCGCTCCTCGTCTACACGGCGGGGCTCACCTCGATCCCGAACGACCTGTACGAGGCGAGCGCGCTCGACGGCGCGGGCGCCTGGAAGCAGCTCCGCTCGATCACGCTCCCGCTCATCAGCGGGTTCATCGTCATCAACACGGTGCTCGGCGTGAAGGGCTACCTCGGCGCGTACGACGTCATCGTCGGCCTCACCGGCGGCGGCCCCGGCACCGCGACGAGCAGTGTCGCGATGACGATCTTCGGTGGCTTCACCGGCGGCGACTACGCGTACCAGATGGCCAACGCGACCGTCTTCTTCATCATCACCGTCCTCATCTCCGTGCTGCAGCTCGCGGCGACCCGTGGAAGGAACCTGCGACTCGCATGA
- a CDS encoding GNAT family N-acetyltransferase, translated as MGASIRFSATSEAREWDALVASSPGATGFHDWSWLQLQSELFGWRFIPLIISHGSTSVGVFPVLVRPGRIPRPADPPFPYVGPLVPDDLLVDTLRAFRSWQLRHGVPISRFDLGPAVAVSGAELTDAGVEWSGDRTYVVDLADSSSEQLVAGMHRNAKRSLRAAAANGVEVRPARPGETTTFLPRVLSESYTSRGVPSPYPQDIGERIERWAVDRDDVYIAAAVVAGQTSGVIVALGSHPVVSVWAGGTLREHRAANPSTSLYHDVLRWSLDRGHTAADLVGRVDDGIARFKTALGGIEKPYTRITSSPLPRAARDVAVRLWQTTQHHNAAS; from the coding sequence GTGGGTGCATCCATTCGGTTCAGCGCGACGAGTGAAGCGCGGGAGTGGGATGCGCTCGTTGCCTCGAGCCCCGGCGCGACGGGCTTCCACGACTGGTCCTGGCTGCAGCTGCAGAGCGAACTCTTCGGCTGGCGGTTCATCCCGCTGATCATCAGCCACGGCAGCACGTCAGTCGGCGTCTTCCCGGTGCTCGTGCGGCCGGGCCGGATCCCGCGACCGGCCGACCCGCCGTTCCCGTACGTCGGACCACTCGTGCCCGACGACCTCCTGGTCGACACCCTCCGGGCGTTCCGTTCCTGGCAGCTCCGTCACGGTGTCCCGATCAGTCGGTTCGACCTCGGACCCGCAGTGGCCGTGAGCGGCGCCGAACTGACGGACGCCGGTGTGGAGTGGTCCGGTGACCGGACGTACGTCGTCGACCTCGCCGACTCCTCCTCCGAGCAGCTCGTCGCCGGCATGCACCGCAACGCGAAGCGATCCCTCCGAGCGGCCGCGGCGAACGGAGTCGAGGTTCGACCGGCACGACCCGGAGAGACCACCACGTTCCTGCCCCGCGTGCTCAGCGAGTCGTACACGAGCCGCGGCGTGCCCTCGCCCTACCCGCAGGACATCGGCGAACGCATCGAGCGGTGGGCAGTGGACCGCGATGACGTCTACATCGCCGCCGCGGTCGTTGCCGGTCAGACCTCGGGGGTGATCGTGGCACTGGGGAGCCACCCGGTCGTGTCGGTCTGGGCCGGCGGCACGCTCCGCGAGCACCGCGCCGCGAACCCCAGCACCTCCCTCTACCACGACGTCCTGCGCTGGTCGCTGGATCGCGGACACACTGCCGCCGACCTCGTCGGCCGGGTCGACGACGGGATCGCCCGGTTCAAGACCGCGCTCGGCGGCATCGAGAAGCCTTACACCAGGATCACGTCGTCTCCGCTCCCGCGCGCCGCGCGCGACGTCGCGGTGCGTCTCTGGCAGACGACACAGCACCACAACGCAGCCAGCTAG
- a CDS encoding cytoplasmic protein, whose translation MPTDDPLTTDPRHYRLLWENEHVRVLDYTDAPGDETHLHHHPNSVMVTLTDFERRLTVDDRSRDVALPAGTAVWLAAQRHSGRNTGTTPTHTILIELKDAPGEADQPGTLGPTGHRAGGL comes from the coding sequence ATGCCCACGGACGACCCACTGACGACGGACCCTCGGCACTACCGGCTGCTGTGGGAGAACGAGCACGTCCGCGTCCTGGACTACACCGATGCGCCCGGCGACGAGACCCACCTGCATCACCACCCGAACAGCGTGATGGTCACGCTCACCGACTTCGAACGTCGGCTGACCGTGGACGACCGGAGCCGTGACGTCGCGCTCCCCGCCGGCACCGCCGTGTGGCTCGCAGCGCAGCGGCACTCCGGTCGGAACACGGGCACGACACCGACCCACACGATCCTCATCGAGCTCAAGGACGCGCCCGGCGAGGCCGACCAGCCCGGCACGCTGGGCCCCACCGGTCACCGAGCAGGCGGGCTCTGA
- a CDS encoding extracellular solute-binding protein translates to MVGSRTGISGTTLGRRGFLAGAAGGIALGTLALAGCATPGQAATGGTTLRFYEQKQEVIAYFDKLLRRFEREHGGTSVVHDSTTAIAPQFVRGQPADVGCFNDNLELARYVERGVLRDLSGLPSAGRIRPSIAELGDQYAKYPGRVSVLPYSLAAAGVIYNKKIFADHGLPVPTTWHEFVDVCTELDKAGITPVYATDRDTWTLWQGLFDYSVGSLVDTGDFFRKMKTIGADVGPDSEVSFEKTFAVPMERAKTISTFFNPDHATRSYADGNLAFGQGKAAMYLQGPWALSQIALIDEKLEVGTFALPVSNDPADRKARVNVDLGLWIPEASTHVDQAQELVEFLMQDEVIDAYNRDNLAYSTRKNAPAQTDERLAGLQQYVDDAAFYQGAGTFIPTSIPLGNYLQSAIRSGDFTSMLRRLDADWRRLAGRSATV, encoded by the coding sequence ATGGTCGGTAGCAGGACAGGGATCAGCGGGACAACGCTCGGACGGCGGGGGTTCCTCGCCGGTGCGGCGGGCGGGATCGCACTCGGGACGTTGGCGTTGGCGGGGTGTGCGACACCCGGCCAAGCCGCGACGGGCGGCACGACACTCCGCTTCTACGAGCAGAAACAAGAGGTGATCGCCTACTTCGACAAGCTGCTCCGACGGTTCGAGCGGGAGCACGGCGGCACCTCGGTGGTGCACGACAGCACGACGGCCATCGCGCCGCAGTTCGTCCGCGGGCAACCGGCCGACGTCGGGTGCTTCAACGACAACCTCGAACTCGCCCGCTACGTCGAACGCGGCGTCCTCCGTGACCTGAGCGGACTGCCGTCGGCGGGGCGGATCCGGCCGAGCATCGCCGAACTCGGTGACCAGTACGCGAAGTACCCCGGGCGCGTCAGCGTCCTGCCGTACTCGCTGGCCGCCGCTGGTGTGATCTACAACAAGAAGATCTTCGCCGACCACGGCCTGCCGGTCCCGACGACGTGGCACGAGTTCGTCGACGTCTGCACGGAGCTCGACAAGGCCGGCATCACGCCCGTCTACGCCACCGACCGCGACACGTGGACGCTCTGGCAGGGCCTGTTCGACTACTCCGTCGGCAGCCTCGTCGACACCGGGGACTTCTTCCGGAAGATGAAGACCATCGGCGCCGACGTCGGACCGGACTCCGAGGTGTCGTTCGAGAAGACCTTCGCCGTGCCGATGGAACGCGCGAAGACGATCTCGACGTTCTTCAACCCGGACCACGCCACCCGGTCCTACGCCGACGGCAACCTCGCCTTCGGCCAGGGCAAGGCGGCGATGTACCTGCAGGGGCCGTGGGCGCTCAGCCAGATCGCGCTCATCGACGAGAAGCTCGAGGTCGGCACCTTCGCGCTCCCGGTGTCGAACGACCCCGCCGACCGGAAGGCCCGCGTGAACGTCGACCTCGGCCTCTGGATCCCGGAGGCCAGCACGCACGTCGACCAGGCGCAGGAGCTCGTCGAGTTCCTCATGCAGGACGAGGTCATCGACGCGTACAACCGCGACAACCTCGCCTACTCCACCCGGAAGAACGCGCCGGCGCAGACCGACGAGCGACTCGCGGGCCTGCAGCAGTACGTCGACGACGCCGCGTTCTACCAGGGCGCCGGCACCTTCATCCCGACCTCCATCCCGCTCGGCAACTACCTGCAGTCGGCGATCCGGAGCGGTGACTTCACCTCGATGCTGCGGCGACTCGACGCGGACTGGCGGCGTCTCGCCGGCCGGTCGGCGACCGTCTGA
- a CDS encoding SDR family oxidoreductase codes for MTTISAHTRLSGRRVLVPGGTGGVGEGVVRAFLDAGADVVVPTRSDARGAELRDALGALGHSPLLHLPTHDYTSFAGAEALGQEMTERMGGIDDVVAPVGGWWQGRTLTEITDADWSTAFTDLATTHMALARAIVPRLSGAGAYTVVVGQSAEYPVPGSGLVSMEQAAVLMMQRVLAAEEPDKRIHAMVLGPVRTRSAGTEDWVSSDDIGAVAVATSTAETFTSRTITLATPDDAKSLLASLVTPVAAAGR; via the coding sequence ATGACCACCATCAGTGCCCACACTCGTCTGTCCGGACGTCGCGTCCTCGTCCCCGGCGGGACCGGCGGAGTCGGAGAAGGCGTCGTGCGTGCGTTCCTCGACGCCGGCGCGGACGTCGTCGTCCCCACGCGCTCGGACGCCCGCGGCGCTGAACTGCGAGACGCGCTCGGCGCCCTCGGACACTCCCCGTTGCTGCACCTGCCGACCCACGACTACACGTCCTTCGCCGGCGCCGAAGCGCTCGGGCAGGAGATGACCGAACGCATGGGCGGCATCGACGACGTGGTCGCCCCGGTCGGCGGTTGGTGGCAGGGCAGGACGCTCACGGAAATCACCGACGCCGACTGGTCCACCGCCTTCACCGACCTCGCCACGACGCACATGGCGCTCGCCCGGGCGATCGTGCCACGGCTGAGCGGGGCCGGCGCCTACACCGTGGTCGTGGGGCAGTCGGCCGAGTACCCGGTCCCGGGGAGCGGCCTGGTGAGCATGGAGCAGGCGGCGGTGCTCATGATGCAGCGGGTCCTCGCCGCCGAGGAGCCCGACAAGCGCATCCACGCGATGGTCCTCGGCCCGGTGCGCACGCGGTCAGCCGGCACCGAGGACTGGGTGTCGAGCGATGACATCGGCGCTGTGGCCGTCGCGACCTCGACCGCCGAGACGTTCACGAGCCGGACGATCACACTCGCGACGCCCGACGACGCGAAGTCGCTCCTCGCCTCCCTCGTCACACCCGTCGCTGCAGCGGGCCGCTAG
- a CDS encoding MarR family transcriptional regulator: MTESRRPPAALRHLVSWQAGRVATIGARLTAQQMPLEARSDFAVLASLDEHGSLSQADLGRLLGLDRNNVNAIAVRLDADRLVTRTPDPEDRRRNIVTITAAGDARLRDLRERAAVVQRELLAGLTPAERDELVRLLDTVLANHPAQPA; the protein is encoded by the coding sequence ATGACGGAATCCAGGCGCCCACCGGCCGCACTGCGGCACCTCGTGAGCTGGCAGGCCGGACGAGTGGCGACGATCGGTGCGCGTCTCACCGCGCAGCAGATGCCGCTCGAGGCCCGTTCCGACTTCGCCGTCCTGGCAAGCCTCGACGAACACGGGTCGCTCAGTCAGGCCGACCTCGGCCGCCTCCTCGGTCTCGACCGGAACAACGTCAACGCCATCGCGGTCCGGCTGGACGCCGATCGCCTGGTCACGCGGACGCCCGACCCGGAGGACCGTCGCCGGAACATCGTGACGATCACCGCCGCCGGGGACGCCCGGCTGCGCGACCTCCGGGAGCGCGCAGCCGTCGTGCAGCGCGAACTCCTCGCCGGGCTCACTCCCGCAGAGCGGGACGAGCTCGTCCGGCTGCTCGACACGGTCCTCGCGAACCACCCGGCGCAGCCCGCCTGA
- a CDS encoding alpha/beta fold hydrolase, with the protein MTSHVHVGPSASLAYETARSGIPLLAVHGAYSSRVEVRGFLEPMLGERDVRRVYLDLPGHGGSRPSSGFRSPDDVLDAVDRLLATEVPEGPFLLLGHSYGGHFARAVAARHPDRVAGLALICPVVPGELRPAAFEVVRDDGVSAALDDDQRAEYEGYFVVRTSATLERFRRVVVPAGGDVDDETLERAIGTGPQAVDPDDVRIDAPVVVLSGRRDHWVGWELQERLGDGAAYPHATVVTVADAGHALPHERPELVAALLGDWLDRVGV; encoded by the coding sequence ATGACCAGCCACGTCCACGTCGGCCCGTCCGCGTCGCTCGCGTACGAGACCGCGAGGAGCGGCATCCCGCTCCTCGCCGTCCACGGCGCGTACTCCTCGCGCGTCGAGGTGCGCGGGTTCCTCGAGCCCATGCTCGGCGAGCGGGACGTCCGCCGGGTCTACCTCGACCTGCCGGGACACGGTGGCTCCCGCCCGTCGAGCGGGTTCCGGTCCCCCGACGACGTGCTCGACGCCGTCGACCGGTTGCTCGCCACCGAGGTCCCCGAGGGACCGTTCCTGCTCCTCGGGCACTCGTACGGCGGACACTTCGCCCGCGCCGTCGCCGCCAGGCACCCGGACCGGGTCGCCGGCCTCGCCCTGATCTGCCCCGTGGTGCCCGGCGAGCTCCGTCCGGCGGCCTTCGAGGTCGTCCGCGACGACGGCGTCTCCGCAGCGCTCGACGACGACCAGCGCGCCGAGTACGAGGGGTACTTCGTGGTGCGGACGTCGGCGACGCTCGAGCGGTTCCGGCGCGTGGTGGTGCCCGCGGGCGGCGACGTCGACGACGAGACCCTCGAGCGGGCGATCGGCACCGGCCCGCAGGCGGTCGATCCGGACGACGTGCGGATCGACGCACCCGTGGTCGTGCTCTCCGGGCGACGCGACCACTGGGTCGGCTGGGAGCTGCAGGAGCGACTCGGCGACGGTGCCGCCTACCCGCACGCCACCGTCGTGACGGTCGCCGACGCCGGACACGCGCTCCCCCACGAGCGACCGGAGCTCGTGGCTGCCCTGCTCGGCGACTGGCTCGACCGCGTCGGGGTGTGA
- a CDS encoding LacI family DNA-binding transcriptional regulator, which translates to MGKVTLQDVADHAGVSMKTVSNVVRGYRHVSVGMRDRVQAAVDELGYRPNVSGRSLATGRSNMLAFAFPDLRRPYFAELAHVFSRVCADRGYQLLLEETGGTADGERSAVRGREAGVVDGVVIHPQVLTPEYIDGIRGDTVVVFLGEDVRPECSDQVMIDNVGAAAEAVGHLVALGRRRIGFLGHEVGPASRTSTFRLEGYRAGLERAGLVADDALLVAREVGDAAGAETAFGAALDAGLDIDALLCRDDLAAIGALRAMRLRGLEAPGDVAVVGWDGFGLAASLAPSLTSVAPDTVALAESALDLLLGRIDGDDAAGRLVTVGHRLVVGESAPYADGSVD; encoded by the coding sequence GTGGGCAAGGTCACACTGCAGGACGTCGCGGATCACGCCGGTGTGTCGATGAAGACCGTGTCCAACGTGGTCCGCGGCTACCGGCACGTCAGCGTGGGCATGCGCGACCGCGTGCAGGCCGCGGTCGACGAGCTCGGCTACCGCCCGAACGTCTCCGGCCGCAGCCTCGCCACGGGCCGATCGAACATGCTCGCCTTCGCGTTCCCGGACCTCCGCCGGCCCTACTTCGCGGAGCTCGCCCATGTGTTCTCCCGCGTCTGCGCGGACCGCGGCTACCAGTTGCTCCTCGAGGAGACCGGCGGCACGGCTGATGGGGAGCGCTCGGCGGTGCGGGGGCGCGAGGCCGGCGTGGTCGACGGTGTGGTGATCCACCCGCAGGTGCTCACCCCGGAGTACATCGACGGCATCCGGGGCGACACCGTGGTGGTGTTCCTCGGTGAGGACGTCCGGCCGGAGTGCTCCGACCAGGTGATGATCGACAACGTCGGCGCCGCGGCCGAGGCGGTCGGGCACCTCGTCGCACTCGGTCGCCGGCGCATCGGGTTCCTCGGGCACGAGGTCGGTCCGGCGTCGCGCACGTCGACGTTCCGGCTGGAGGGCTACCGTGCCGGGCTCGAGCGAGCGGGTCTCGTCGCGGACGACGCACTCCTCGTCGCGCGCGAGGTCGGCGACGCGGCGGGTGCGGAGACCGCCTTCGGGGCGGCCCTCGACGCCGGACTCGACATCGACGCCCTGCTCTGTCGCGACGACCTCGCAGCCATCGGCGCCCTCCGCGCGATGCGGTTGCGCGGACTGGAGGCCCCTGGTGACGTCGCCGTCGTCGGGTGGGACGGCTTCGGGCTCGCCGCGAGCCTCGCCCCGAGTCTCACGTCCGTCGCACCGGACACGGTCGCCCTCGCCGAGTCCGCGCTCGACCTCCTCCTCGGTCGCATCGACGGTGACGACGCGGCCGGCCGCCTGGTCACGGTGGGCCACCGTCTCGTGGTGGGGGAGAGCGCACCGTACGCGGACGGTTCCGTCGACTGA